TTATCGTCGCCCAGACCCCGGTGCAACACCTCCATGATGGAGAGACAGGTATCCAGGCCAATAAAGTCGGCCAGGGTGAGGGGGCCCATGGGGTGGTTCATGCCCAGCTTCATAACCTGGTCTATGGCCTCGGGGGTGGCGACGCCTTCCATCACGCACTGCACCGCCTCGTTGAGCATGGGCAAAAGAATCCGGTTAGAGACAAAACCGGGGTAGTCGTTGACCTCGACCGGGGTCTTGCCCATCCGACGGGCCGCCTCGAGCACGGCCTGGGTGGTGGCATCGTCGGTCAGATGCCCCCGGATCACCTCGACCAGTTCCATCAGGGGAACCGGGTTCATGAAGTGCATCCCGATGAAGCGCTCGGGCCGGCGGGTGGCTGAGGCCAGCCGGGTGATGGGAATCGAGGAGGTGTTGGAGGCCAGGATGGCCCCGGGCTTCGCTGTCTGGTCGAGTTCACGGAACAGGCCCAGCTTGGTGGGCTCGTCTTCCACAATGGCCTCAACAATCAGATCGCAGTCGCTCAGGTCGGCCAGGTGAACGGTGGTGGTCAGCCGCCCCAGGGCGGCGTCGTGGGCGCTCTGATCGAGCTTACCCTTTTCCAGCAGCTTGCCCAGCGAACGCCGGATGGTGTTCAGGCCGCGCTCGAGGAAGGCGGCCTCGAGGTCGCGCAGCACCACGTCGTAGCCCGCCTGAGCCGCCACCTGGGCAATGCCGGCCCCCATCTGCCCTGCACCAATCACGCCAATCTTGCGAATTTCCATGGCTTCATCCTATCGCGCTTTGAGGCCGCTGTGGATGCTTGAAGGGGCCTCGGGCCATCTGTAAAGCCGTTCCCCTAACCCTCCGCCCGCGTCACCGAGTCCGCGTCACCTTGAACAGGTTGCGCGGGGCATCAGGGTCGAAGCCCCTGGCTACCGAGAGCTCGGCGGCAAAAGGGTAGAAGGCCTGGGCCAGCAGGATGGCGTCTAGCACCGGGTGGAGCTTGGCGGGCAGCGGCAAAGGGGTGTGGGCCAGCTCCAGGGCCTCGGCCTCGGAGGAGGCCACCAGCAGATGCCCCCCTTTGCCCCGCAGGTTTTCCAGCAAGCTCACCAGACCGGGCAGCGGCTTGTCCTTTGGCGCCAGCACCAGCAGGGGAAAGTCGGGCTCCACCAGGGCCACCGGGCCGTGGAGCAGCTCTGCCCCGGACATGGCCTCGGCATGAAAGGCGCTGGTCTCTTTGAGCTTGAGAGCCAGTTCGTGGGCCACCGCAAACCCGTAGCCACGCCCCACCACCAGGCCGTTATCCGCCCCCACCAGGGCCTCCAAGCCCGCCTGCCAGTTGGCATGAACCGCCTTGTATAGAGCCTCGGGCAGCATGGCCAGGGCCTCCTTAAGAGGCTTGTCTTCGGCCCAGGCCGCCACCAGCTGGGCCAGCGAGGCCAGGGTGGCCAGGTAGCTTTTGGTAGCCGCCACAGCCTCTTCGGCCCCGGCCCACAAGGGCAGCACCACCTCGGCGGTCTGGGCCAGGGGCGAGCGATCCTGGTTGACCAGGGCCAGGGTGAGGGCCCCGTCGCGGCGGGCCTGGCGGGTCACCTCGATCAGATCGGGGCTCTGACCCGACTGCGAAATTGCGATGACCAGGGCCCGGTGCAGGGCCAGGTGCTGCCCATAAACGGTGTGTATCGAGGGAATGGCCGAGGAGCAGACCAGCCCCAGAAGGCTCTCGATCAGGTACTTGCCATACAGTGCGGCATGATCGGAGCTACCGCGGGCCACCGTGAGCACAAAAGGGGGGGTGTGGCGACGCAAAAAAGTACCCAGCAGCTCCATCTCGCTCTTGTTTTCGCGCAGGGCTTGCTCCACCACCTGAGGGGCCTGGTGGGCTTCTTTGAACATTTTGGTCTCGGCTGCTTTCATGCGGGCACCCTCACCTTTTGGCCTCCAATATAGACTTCCTCGAGCGTGAAATCCTCTCCCAGCACCACCAGATCGGCGGGCAACCCCACTTCCAGGCCGCTCTCCAGGCCGATGTACAACGCAGCGTGCCCCGAGGTCATCTGAAGAATGTCGTGCAAGGCATAGCCCCAGCGGCTCAGGTTCCGGGCGGCCTGGTTCATCGTGAGGGCGCTCCCGGCCAGGGTACCATCGGCCAGGAAGACCCCCTCGCCCTTTTTGTAGACCCGGTGCCGCCCCAGACGATACTCCCCCTCGGGCATCCCGGCTGCCGCGACTGCATCGGTCACCGCGTAGGTGTGGGGAATGGTCTTCCAGGCAACCCGAACCGCCGCCGGGTGGACGTGCAGCCTATCGGGAATGACCTCGGCCCATTCGGCCCGCTCGAGGCCCAGCCCCACCACCCCCGGCTCGCGGTGGAGCAGGGGGGTCATGGCGTTGTAGAAGTGGGTAAAGCCCTGTGCTCCGGCCTCGAAGCCCGCCAGCGACTGGGCATAGGTGGCTTCCGTATGGCCCTGCTGCACCCGCACCCCCTGTGTTTGGAGGAAAGCGATCAGCTCGAGCGCCCCCGGCAGTTCGGGGGCCAGGGTGACCACCCGGATGGGGGCCAGGGTGAGCAGGTGGCGCATGGTTTCCAGGCTTGGCAGCAACGTGTAGGGCGGCTGGGCGCCCAGTTTTTGTGGGCTGATGAAGGGGCCTTCCAGGTGCACCCCCAGCACCCGTGCCTCGCCGGGGCCGGGGTTCGCCACCACTGCGGCAATGCCGCGCAGGGCGGTCTCGAGGTCGGGCAGTGGGGCCGTGACGGTGGTGGCCAGCAGGGCCGTGGTGCCGTGCCGGGCGTGAAAGCGGGCCATCTGCCGCACCGCCGCTTCGCCTTCCATGCAGTCTGCACCACCACCCCCATGCACGTGCAGATCCACAAACCCCGGCAGAATATAGCGCCTGGGCGCGCCTTCGAGGGAGGCCAGCGGGGTGATGGCTTGAATGCGCGCATCGAACTCGAGCCGGCCCATACAGGTCAGGTGGGGGGTTACCAGGATACCGTTCAGTTGTGTCATCTCAGGGCTCCAGTTTCAGGCTGATGACCTGGTAGAAGGCGCTCGAGGGTCTGCATCAGGCCTCCTCCCGCACCAGGCGCAGAGGAAACACCCCGGTAAATAAGCGCGGCCAGGCCAGCCGGGGCCGCCCCCAGTCAAGCCTGACCCCCGGCAGGCTGGGGGCGAAAAACTGCTGCCAGAGGCCGTGGACCAGCGGGGTGAGGCGAGTGTCAATGGCGCGCTCGGCCCCCCACTGGAGGTCGCCCAGGTCGAAGGGGTTGGGCGATTTACCCAGCTCTTCGCTCAGGAGCGCCTCCACCTCCGGGCGCACCCGGCTCTGATACAGCCAGTCGTCAACCAGGCGAGCAAAATTGGCCTCGGCCAGCGAGACCGGGTCGTCGCCAAAGAGGGCGCACACCCCCGCTGCAATGGCACTGCCCAGGCTATTGCCGGCCGTGTTCCAGCCCGCAAAGCCCCCCAGCCCCGGCAGATTAACCGACTGAAGCAGTAGCTGCACAAAGCGGTTTTCGGCGCCGTTGGCATAGGCCACGTCGGCCACCGTGACCATCCGGCCGGCGGCCTGATCCCCTACCAGCCGGTCTATCAGCTCGGGCAGGTAGCGCTCTGCGGTGTCCACCGTCTCGTAGTCGGGCTGGCGCTGGGCTTGTCGGGTAGCAGGGGCGTTTACGGCTAGAATCAGATCGGCCTCCTCGGTGCTCTGCACGGCCACGCACCCGGCGGCCCGCAGGTGGGCCTTGACCAGTTCGCCCAGGGGGCGGTCTTCATAAAGCATCTCGGCCTGGGGGGCCCGCACCGAGGGGTAGCGCACCAGCACCTTGGTCTTGCGCCCAGCATGGTTGAGCAGGGCCCTAGCCAGCAGAGTGCAGGCGGCCTCGTCGGCCCCAGGGTAGATATCGGCCTCGCCCCACAGGCCCAGTTCGTCCAGGCGGGCCTCGAGCCGACGGCGCTCCCGGGCCGCCAGACCGTAGGGGGTGGTATCGTCCAGGGTCAGGGCCAGGTACTCCAGCACCCCCTCGTTGAGCAGGTCTATGGCCGAGAGGTGCAGGGCGTGGTTGCGCTCACGGGTGGCCAGCCAGTCCTGCAAAACCTCCTTGGGCAGGTGCAGCCGGGCCCGATCCAGCTCCATCAGGGCATCGCCCGGTTCCTGTCCGGCGGCCTTTTTTCGCTCGAGGCGATCCGTCCACTCCGAGTACTTGCGTAAGAGGGGGCCCCACTCGCGGTAGTAGGGTTTTTCCTCCAGTGGGTCGTTGTGGTGGGCTACCCGCACAATCACCCCGTGGGCCAGAATGCGCAGGTAAGGGCTTCGTTGCTTGATCTCGCGCAGCACCTGAAGCCTCGGCAACACCTCTTCCAGGGGATCCGAAACCCGCCGGGCCGGAATCATGCCGCCCAGGGTGAGGGCCTCCAGGTTCACGATGGCGGCATCGGCGGCGGGGGCCTCCCGCCGCAGCCACTCCGCCAGGGCCGCGGTGTTCCCCGGCTGGTTCATCTTGTTCAGGATTTCCAGGGGGGGTGAGCGCATTTCCAGCCCGGCCACCCGCGCCAGTTGGTGGGGCAGCTCGAGGGTCACGGGTCTGGTATCGGCAGGCAGCAACAAAACACGCTTCATAGGTCGGACGCCACTCTACAACCCAATCTACTCGAACGAACCTGCAAAAGGGCAGTTGCCTAATCCCGGATTCTGAACAGTTAGGCGAAAAGGTATCTCCCCTCGACCCTGCTAGCCTGTCGCTGTACGGTGACGCACTAAACGAATCTGGTATCTTTTGGCAAAAGCTTCTGGACATTACAACCCTACTGTGAATGCTTATGGAAAGCCTGTATCTTGCCACCAGTCTGATGATGGTTGACCTGCCCGGCCCCACCTTAGGTGCCGCTACCTGCGCCCACCTCGAGCGCTACCGCTTTGGGGGGGTGTGCTTGTTTCGCAAAAACATCCAGACCCCCAGGCAGGTGCGCAAACTGGTGGCCGACATTCGCCAAGTGCTGGGGCCCGAGGCCTGGATCGCCATTGACCAGGAGGGCGGGGCCGTGCAGCGGGTGCTGGAGCTTGTCCAGGCACCTGCCCCGATGGCCCTGGGCGCCATCGGGGATGCCAAGACCGCCGAAGCCGTGGGGGCTGCGGTGGGCCGCACGCTCATCTCGCTGGGCATCAACTGGAACTTTGCCCCCTCGGTGGACGTGAACACCAACCCCAAGAACCCGGTAATTGGCGACCGCAGCTTCGGCTCCGACCCCAAAAAGGTCGCCCGGCTGGCGCTGGCCTGGGTTAGGGGCCTCGAGAGCGCCGGGGTGATGGCCACGGTCAAACATTTTCCCGGACACGGAGACACCGCGCTGGACTCCCATCTGGATCTGCCGGTGGTCAACAAGAGCCTGGAAGAGCTCGAGCGCACCGAACTCTATCCCTTTCGCAAGGCTGTAGAAGCCCATATCAGCGCCATCATGAGCGCTCACATTCGCTTCCCCGCCCTGGACAAGCAGTATCCCGCCACGCTCTCGGAAAAAATCCTGACCCGCTTCCTCCGCCAAAAACTGGGCTTCCAGGGCATCATCGTCACCGACGCGCTGGACATGAAAGCCATCACCCAGCACTACACGGTGGGCGAGGCGGCGGTCAAAAGCCTTCAGGCCGGAGCCGATATGATTCTGTCGCTGGGCCAGTCCGGGGTGCAGATCGCCCAGGCCACCGCCATCCAGCAAGCCCTGGAAGACGGCTCGCTTAGCGAAGCGCAGGCCAAGCTAAGCCAACTCCGCTTGCTGGAGGCTGCCCAAAGGTTTCCAGGCCTGGTGCAACCTTATGCTCCAGCTCAACAAAAACGCGACCAGGCCCTGATGGAACGGGTGGCCCTACAAAGCATTACCCCTTATCGTCAGCCCCTGCGTCCCAAGCGTTCAGACCGAATTTTAGTCGTCTCGGCAGGCAGCGCCTTTGAAGCAGGCCCCTATGGGGAAACCATCGCGGTCAAGGATCTGTCCCGTCTGCTCAAAACGCGCTTTAGTAAGGTCGGTCAGTTTGTGTACGACCCCAAAAAAGCCGATGAGTTCATAAGTGGCTTGGAAAAGGCTGCCAGCAAAGCCGACTATCTGCTGGTGGTCTCGGTTGGTCGGGGCAGCCTGAGCCCTCAGGAAATTGGGCTCCTCAAGCATGCCTTCAGCCTGGGCAGACGGGCCGTCCACATCGCCTTATGGAACCCTTACCACATCCTGAGCCTGCGTAAACCGGCCTTCGTGACCTACGGCTTCCGGGCTCCTACCCTAAAGGCCCTGGTCAAGGTGCTGGGCGGGGCACAGGCCAGGGGTCGGCTGCCGTTCAAACTGCGCTAGGTTGCCCCAAGTCGAGGGTTCAGGGTCAAGGGCCATAGGTTGTCGAAGCTGGGCCAGGTTTAAGCCGGTTGAACGGGTCATCTTCAGTACACCTGTCTGCCAGGGGTACAAAGCCCAAAGCTCAGTGCCCTGATGTATCAAAGCTGCTCCAGAACCACCCGGGCACTGGCGATTGGCTTTATTTGAGCATTCGGCCCTCCGCTTTCGGCTATCGGCGGTCCGCTATAAGCTATACCCATGAAAGCCGTTCGTGTTCACCAGCCTGGCGGCCCCGAGGCCATGCAGTTAGAGGACATTCCCACCCCTACCCCTGGCGAAGGCCAGGCCCTGGTGCGGCTCCTGGCCATTGGGGTCAACTTTATTGACACCTACAAGCGCTCGGGCCTGTATGCCGTCCCGACACCTTTCACCGTAGGGGAAGAAGGAGCCGGGGTGGTGGAAGCGGTGGGGCCGGGTGTGGAAGGCATCCGGCCCGGCGAGGTGGTGGTCTATTCAAATGTTCAGGGCAGTTATGCCGAGTATGCCGTGGTGCCTGCAGATAAGCTGGTCAAGGTGCCCACGGGCCTGAACCCCAAAATTGCCGTGGCCGGGATGCTCCAGGGCATGACCGCCCACTACCTGACCCACAGCACCTATCCCCTCAAAGCGGGCGAAACCTGCCTAATCCACGCAGGTGCGGGCGGGGTGGGGTTGCTCCTGATCCAGATGGCCAAGATGATCGGAGCCACGGTGATCACCACCGCCTCCACTGAAGAAAAACGCGCTTTGGCGAAAGAAGCCGGTGCCGACTATGCCCTGCCCTACGAGGGCTTCGACCAGAAGGCCCGCGAAATCACCGGCGGGAAGGGCGTGGATGTGGTTTACGATGGGGTAGGACAGTCTACCTGGGATGGTAGCCTGAACAGCCTGCGGATTCGGGGCATGTTGGCCCTGTACGGCCAGAGCAGTGGGCCGGTTCCACCCTTCAACCCGCAAATTCTCAACCAGAAGGGCGGCCTGTTCCTCACCCGGCCTTCCCTCTGGCACTACACCCAAACCCGCGAAGAGCTTTTGTGGCGGGCCGGTGACGTGATGCGGTGGGCCCTCGAGGGCAAACTCAACATTCGTATCGGCGCCGAGTTTCCCTTAGCCCAGGCTGCCCAGGCTCACATCGCCCTTCAGGGTCGCGAAACCACCGGCAAAGTTCTGCTAATTCCCTAGCCACCCGGTGTCCCTCGCAGGGAGGGCAGCCAGCTACTCAGGGCCGGGAAGGCAATGGTAATGATTAGCACCAGAATCTGTACCGTAATGAAGGGAATCACCCCACGGTACATGTCGGTGGTCTTGACTTCTGGCGGAGCCACCCCACGCAGGTAAAACAGCGCAAAGCCAAAGGGCGGCGTGAGGAAGCTGGTCTGGAGGTTCATGGCCAGGATGATGCCAAACCATAAGAGCTTCCCCTGTACAAAAGCTTCCGTAGAAAGGTCATAGTTACCGGCCATCTGCATGGCCTCGGCCTGGGCTCGCCAGATAGCCTCCGCCGCCGGAAGCACCAGCGGCACAATAATGAAGGCAATCTCGAAAAAATCTATAAAGAAACCGAGCACAAAAACCAGCACCATCACAAAGATGATGAAGCCCAGTTCCCCTCCCGGTAATGCCACCAGGATGTCCTTGACCAGCTTGTCGCCCTCGAGGCCCCGGAAAATCAGGCTGAAGGCGGTAGCCCCGATCAGAATGAAAATTACCATGCTGGTGAAACGGGCGGTTTCCACCACCGCATCGCGGAAAACCTTCCAGTTCAGACGGCGGTAGAAGGCCGCCATAATCAGCGCTGCTACCGAACCCACCGCGCCAGCCTCGGTAGGGGTCGCAATGCCAAAAAAGATGCTCCCCAACACAAACAAAATCAGCAAGACCGGCGGCACCAGCGCCACAATGGCCCTTCGCCCCAGCTCCCACCCCTTGTAGGGCCTAGCTTCCAGTGGTAGCGCGGGAGCCATCTTAGGTCTAACCAGGGCCACCAGGGCCACCAGCAACACCAAAGCGCCGGAGAGCATCAGACCGGGGATTAAGGCCCCCAAAAACAGATCCCCCACGCTCACGCCCAGTTGGTCGCCCAGTACCACCAGCACAATGCTGGGCGGGATAATCTGACCCAGCGTCCCGGAGGCTGCAATTACCCCGGTTGCTAAGGGCTTGCTGTAGCCATACTTGAGCATCACCGGCAGGGAAATCAGGCCCATGGCCACCACCGTGGCGGCTACCACCCCGGTGGTGGCGGCCAAAAGGGTGCCCACCAGCACCACCGCAATGGCTACACCCCCCCGCACCGGGCCGAAAAGCTGCCCCACCGTGTCCAGGAGCTGCTCGGCCAGTTTGGATTTTTCCAGTATCAGCCCTAGAAAGATGAAGTAGGGGATGGCCAGCAGGGTGTAGTTGGACATGATGCCGAAGATGCGCTGGGGCAGGCTGCCCACAAAGCGCAGGTCAAATTCCCCAATGGCAATGCCAACCGCCCCAAAGATGAGGGCCACGCCCCCCAGAGCAAAAGCCACGGGGTAGCCGGTAAAGATGAGAACCAGGGCCCCCAGGAACATAGCCCCGCCCAAAAGCTCAACGCCGCCACCTTGCAAAACCATCTAGGCAACCTCCCCTTTGGCCTCGTGGGGGAGGCGGGGCAGTGCCCCCCGCAGAAAAGCCAGGTTCTTGATGAATTCCGACACCCCCTGCAGTGCAAGCAAGATAAAAGCAGGCAACAGCATGAGCTTCAGGGGCCAACGCGGCAGACCCCCCGCGTCGGAAGAAACCTCTCGCACTTGCACAGAAAAAGTCACCAGGGGCAAGGAGACGTAAAACAGAATCAAGGCGAAAGGCACCAGAAAAAGGATTGAGCCCAGCATGTTGACCCAGGCCTGCCCCCGCTCACTCAAACGGGCATAAACCACATCTACCCGAATGTGCCCATCGTGCTTAAGCACGTACCCTACCATCAACAAAAAGATGAGGGAGAAAATGTACCATTGCAGCTCAAAATAAGTGTTGGAGGCCAGGCGTGTACCCACTGCTTTATCGAGGCTCCGCCCAATGGCGTTGTAGGCGCCCACCGCCACCATGGGTACCACCAGCCACAGCACCACACGTCCTACCCATTCGTTGATGGTGTCTATTAGCTTGGATATTGCCAGCAGAAACTGCACTTAAGCACCCCCTCGAGGTAAACCGAACGGTTCAAAGGCATGGTTTTCACTCCCAAAAAATGACTCGGATTATCCTAACCACCCCACCCCCCAGCGTCAATGACCCAGCCCCAAAACAAAAGGCTCCCGCCTGTCAGCGGGAGCCCAAAGAGGTATGCTCAGCCAGCTATGGGCTAGCGCAGGGTACGCACAAAGTCGTCGTAGCGGAACTCGTTGGTGGCAAACCAGCGGCGGGACTCGTCGCGGAACTTTTTCCAGCCCTCGTAAATTCCCCGGTAGGTAGCGTCTTTGGCGGCAATTTCCTCAAACAGAGCGGTGGCCTCCTTGTTGGCCGCCTGAAGCACGCTGGTAGGATAGGGCCGAAGCTGGGTGCCTGCACGTTGTAAACGGGCCAGCGCAGGAGCGTTCTTGGCATCATATTCAGCCATGGTCTGTTCGTTGGCTTCACGGCTCGCGCTGATAATGGCCTCCTGGTAGGCTTTGGGTAGACTGCGCCAGCGCTCGAGGTTCACAATGGTCGAAACCGTGGATCCCGGCTCCCACCAGCCGGGGTAGTAGTAGAAGCGGGCAGCCTTGTTCAGGCCCAGCTTTTCGTCGTCGTAGGGGCCCACCCATTCCGCCCCGTCAATGGCGCCGCGGTCGAGGGCCAGGAAAATCTCGCCGCCGGGAAGGGTCTGCACGGTAGCCCCCAGGCGGGTCATAACCTGTCCACCCAGGCCCGGAATCCGGAAGCGCAGACCCTTCAGATCCTCAGGGCCGCGAATTTCCTTGCGGAACCAACCACCCATCTGCACACCCGTGTTGCCTGCCGGGAAGGTAATGGCGTTGAAATCGGCAATGACCCGCTGCATAGCCTGAAGGCCTCCCCCAAAGTAGAGCCAGGCATTTTGCTGGCGGGGGTTCAGACCGAACGGTACACCCGTATCGAAGGCCAGGGAAGGACTCTTACCAATGTAATAGTAGTTGGCGGTGTGGCCCATTTCCACATTACCGGCCTGAACCACATCCAGCACCTGCAAACCTGGAGCCAGCTCACCTGCCGGGAAGACCTGAATCTCGAACCGCCCCTCGGTCAGCTCCCCCACCCGCTTGGCCACGGTCTCGGCTGCGCCGAACAGGGTATCCAGTGCACGGGGCCAGCTGGTGGCCATGCGCCAGCGAATGCGCTGGGTAGTCTGGGCGTAAACCGGGCCGAAAACGGTGCTGGCGGCTACAGCGCCAATCCCCGCCTTCTTCAAGAAGTCACGTCGCTTCATTTGCTTCCTCCTGAAATAACTACAGTTGTTTATTGCACTAAGGGTGCGACGTGATTATATGTCAGGCTCTATAAAGCGGCAACATTAATGGAAAACACATTTGTGAGTGAAGCAAAGCGTGCTTAGCGGCAACCTTCCCCATGGCGCCGAAAATCAGCATCCAAAGGAATTTTTCGACGAGATTGGCACAAATGGTGTAGATATCACACTCGAGGGTGTAAATCGCTAAACTCGGTTGGTTTGTTATCGAATGTAGAAAAACGTTTCGGCCACGTCACGCACCCTCGAGCCGCTGCGCTGAATGTAGATGGAGGTCTGTTGATCCCAGCCTTCCGAGGTGTAGGTACCCCGGAAGACAAAACCGGAGGGGTGGGGGGTATCGGTATAGATGGCCCGAACCCGCTGGATGCCCAAAGGCGGGCGCAGTTCGTAACGGAACCCTGGGGGGCCGGAGAGTAGATGGGTGCCGGGGTTGAGGAAAACCCGGTCAAACTCGTAGGCCACCCCGTCGGGGTCAATGCCCACCAGGGTCACGTAGCCTGCACGGGTCAGGCTGACCACAAAGCGCACGCTCTCTCCCACAAGGTAACTGGACCCTCGCCCCCGGTCTGGCTCGAAGCGGGTGATGATGGGGCTCAGATCAAACCCAAAGCGTAGACCCACCGTAACGCCGGAGCGACCTGCGGGAAAGCAACTCGAGAGCAATACCGCTAGTAAAGCAAGGGGAAGTATTTTTCGCATACGGTTCACCCAGCAAATTTTAGCGCACCGAGCATTACAAATATCCCAATCTCAAGAGAGTCTAAACAACCCCGCCTGGGCCACCGGGGCAAAGGTACGGCGGTGCTCCTCACAGGGCCCCAGGCACTCAAGGGCATCGAGGTGCTGTGCCGTCCCGTAACCCTTGTGCTGGGCGAAGCCATAGCCTGGGTAGCGGCGCTCGAGGGCTTGCATGTACCGGTCCCGCGCCACTTTCGCCAGGATGCTGGCTGCCGCTACGGTGGGGCTATTCTGGTCGGCTTTGGGCGGGCAGCGAAAGGAGGTTTGGGGGCGGGGCGTTTCGGGGAGGGTTTTGGAAAGGTATCTCCGCCACTCCGCCTCCAAGCGCAGATAGTCGGTCAGGAGCGCCTCGGGCGTTACAGAAAGCTGCTCCAGGGCCCGCGAGGCAGCCAGGTGGGTGGCTTTGAGAATGCCCAGTCGGTCTATTTCTGCTGCCCCGGCCCAGCCCACCCCCCAGGCCAGGGCCACTGCCTGAATCTGGGGTTCCAACGCCTCGCGCACCGGAGCGCTGAGGGTTTTGGAATCGTGGAAGGGGTAGGCCGCCCGGCCCCTCAGCGGAGGCAAAATCACCGCTGCGGCCACCACCGGCCCGGCCAGCGCCCCCCGCCCGGCTTCATCAATGCCGGCCACCCGCAGCCCCATTGCCCACCAGTCTGCTTCCAGTGCTGGCTTCACCGGCTAGAGCTTACCAGATTGACGAAAAGCGCCCCAAGCCCGATTCTTGGATTTGAGATGGAGCACTCACCCGATGTATTGATTGTGGGCGCGGGTCTGGCCGGGTTAGCCGCCGGGCGGGATCTGGCTCGAGCCGGACTGAGCGTGCATATGCTGGACAAGTCCCGAGGGGTTTCGGGGCGAGCCGCGACCCGCTGGCTAGAGCTAGACGGCAGAATTGTGCGGGTAGACCACGGCGCGCAGTATTTCACCGCCAAAAACGACCCGCTGCGCATCCTGATTCCTGATCTGGTCAAGCATGGCATCGTGCGCGAGTGGGCCCAGGGTTTTCCCATCTTAAGACATAACGGTATCAAGTCGCGCACTGCCGGGCACCCCCGTTATGTCTGCCCGGACGGCATGAGCACCCTGGGCAAGGTTTTTTTGCAAGGGCTGGAGTCGCAAGACACACCATTGCCCCTGGAAACCAAATCCCTGGTGACGGGTCTGCATAAAAGTAACGAAGCCGGTTGGAAGGTATGGCTCGAGGATGGGCAGGTTCGCTCAGGCCGCACACTGGTACTCAACATGCCGGCCCCGCAAGCCCTCGAGCTGGCCGACAAATGGCTCAAACCGGAAGTACGAATAGCCTTGCAGGCCGTGCGCTATGCCCCCTGCTGGGCGGCTATTCTGGTGCTCGAGCGTCTGCCCTACCTGGACTGGGTGGGGCTAGAAATCGAGCACCCGGTGCTGGCCTGGGCGGCCCTCGACCACACCAAGCGGGCCGTACCAGACCCCCCGGTACTGGTGCTTCATGCCTCGGCAGAGTGGAGCCAGAAACACCTGGAGCTCTCCCCTACCGAGGCGCTGAGCCAGATCATCGAGGCGGCCCGGGAACTCTTTGGCGACTGGGTAGGACAGTGCCGCACCGCCATGGCCCATCGCTGGCGCTATGCCCTGCCCACCCAGACCCATCCCTGGCCCTTTCTGGCCCAGGACAACCTGGTTTTTTGCGGAGACTGGTGTGGCGGCCCGCGAATTGAAGGGGCCCTCGAGAGCGGCTGGGCTGCTGCCGAATACCTGATTGAATACCTCAAACCCTAGCCTATGGTCTATGGTCTATAGCCGATGGCCAGACCAGCCCCTCGGTTTCGAAATGTAGACTCTATGGTGGTAATCTGTAGCCCCGGATACGCTATTTCCTGCCATTTCTACGATGCTATAGCGGTATTTCTGCCGGGGGTAGCTCTGGCGCCCAATAAACTCAAAAGTGCGCTTGGTGATGATAGATTGTTCTAAATCTTGGCTATGCCGCCCCGTCGCAAACCCGATCCCTACGCCACCATAGAGGTTGCCGATCCCCTCGAGGGTTTGCGCATTCGCCTTACCCTCTGGCTGCTCCCCCTGGGAGCTGTTGCTGCCCTGGCGGCCTGGGGTTTGTCGGTGGTGGCAGGACAGCTATCGCTTCCCGACCGGCTACTGCTACCGCCCATGGCACTGGGGTTTTTGGTTCTGGAGCTCTACTTGTGGCGCAACCCCCACGGTATTCGGCTGGTCTGGCAGATTGCGCTGGGCCTGATCGCGGTGTATGAAATTTTCAGCCTTTACTACGAGGCCGCTTACAAGCTACACCAGCGCGATGGCAT
This DNA window, taken from Meiothermus sp. CFH 77666, encodes the following:
- a CDS encoding FAD-dependent oxidoreductase; amino-acid sequence: MEHSPDVLIVGAGLAGLAAGRDLARAGLSVHMLDKSRGVSGRAATRWLELDGRIVRVDHGAQYFTAKNDPLRILIPDLVKHGIVREWAQGFPILRHNGIKSRTAGHPRYVCPDGMSTLGKVFLQGLESQDTPLPLETKSLVTGLHKSNEAGWKVWLEDGQVRSGRTLVLNMPAPQALELADKWLKPEVRIALQAVRYAPCWAAILVLERLPYLDWVGLEIEHPVLAWAALDHTKRAVPDPPVLVLHASAEWSQKHLELSPTEALSQIIEAARELFGDWVGQCRTAMAHRWRYALPTQTHPWPFLAQDNLVFCGDWCGGPRIEGALESGWAAAEYLIEYLKP